From the Ptychodera flava strain L36383 unplaced genomic scaffold, AS_Pfla_20210202 Scaffold_81__1_contigs__length_545109_pilon, whole genome shotgun sequence genome, one window contains:
- the LOC139128966 gene encoding uncharacterized protein has protein sequence MTSIFLAERWSRVGDTVSALNCQLASLAAQNRQKKICCVVLKATEEEMKDAADCGVELILPCLNEDIKDAFGNDEPSFKWLLSPENYFLTLTMQQNVEFIVEHVKSSTSFIFASALRKCCFKNADIVLINHVIPSADLRNKHLKFAEAAAKVFSVGPTVFEEYKKLYQMTKIQIKHDLYLPRPEKAFFDLNVDQMSRTGDLKQILTLITEKKVESTRFKVLSAAVGQTADRFQFMCTKIPKWFVRAPSAADLKCTKTYLTDNLNCTCIEPNTYPPYSSQDEIYRDLQQSNVLVIPPDEPFRMEALWAIAAGLPVLVPRRTAMAEFL, from the coding sequence ATGACTTCCATATTCCTGGCTGAAAGATGGTCCCGTGTTGGAGACACAGTGTCAGCTCTCAACTGTCAACTTGCAAGCCTTGCAGCACAAAACAGACAAAAGAAGATCTGCTGTGTTGTTTTGAAGGCAACTGAGGAAGAAATGAAAGATGCTGCTGACTGTGGAGTTGAACTTATACTGCCATGTTTGAATGAGGACATCAAAGACGCATTTGGCAATGATGAGCCTTCTTTCAAATGGCTTTTGTCACCGGAAAACTACTTCTTAACTCTCACAATGcaacaaaatgttgaatttaTAGTTGAGCATGTAAAGTCATCAACATCATTCATCTTTGCATCTGCACTGAGAAAATGCTGTTTCAAAAACGCTGATATTGTGTTGATAAACCATGTCATTCCATCAGCTGATCTGAGAAACAAACACTTGAAATTTGCTGAAGCAGCAGCCAAAGTTTTCTCTGTTGGACCTACAGTCTTTGAAGAATACAAAAAACTTTACCAAATGACCAAGATTCAAATAAAGCATGACCTCTATCTTCCAAGACCAGAGAAGGCTTTCTTCGATCTGAATGTCGACCAAATGTCAAGAACTGGTGACCTCAAACAAATACTTACACTGATAACAGAGAAAAAGGTTGAGTCCACAAGGTTCAAAGTTCTCTCTGCTGCAGTGGGTCAAACAGCTGATAGGTTTCAATTTATGTGTACAAAGATTCCAAAGTGGTTTGTTCGTGCACCCTCAGCAGCTGATCTCAAATGTACTAAAACCTATCTTACTGACAATTTAAACTGTACATGCATAGAACCAAACACTTACCCTCCTTACAGCTCTCAAGACGAAATTTACAGGGACCTTCAACAAAGTAATGTCCTTGTAATACCACCTGATGAACCGTTTAGAATGGAGGCATTGTGGGCCATAGCTGCTGGGCTTCCTGTGTTGGTTCCAAGGAGAACTGCCATGGCAGAGTTTCTCTAG